The following proteins come from a genomic window of Chryseobacterium glaciei:
- a CDS encoding pyridoxal phosphate-dependent aminotransferase — protein MKVSKLAANLIGSEIVKIGNEVNDLKAKGAEIANLTIGDLNSNIYPIPTKLKEEVQKAYQNNLTNYPPANGLLSLRNEVSKDLKTRWNLDYNANDILITAGSRPLIYAVYKTIVDEGDKVVYPTPSWNNNHYAYLTSADAIEVKTTQENNFLPTADDLRPHLEGAVLVALCSPLNPTGTMFTEEQLSEICELILAENKKRGEDEKPLYLMYDQIYSNLTFGAKHFDPVSLFPEMREYTIYIDGISKCLAATGVRVGWGFGSAHIIDKMKALLTHVGAWAPKPEQEATAKYFENPEDVNTFVDDFKGKLEASLKVLHQGIQDLKGKGLAVESIEPMGALYLTIKLDYIGKTKPDGTVIENSSDLVFYLINEAGVALVPFSAFGEEKSEPWFRASVGGLPIEEISGMMPKLENALNKLK, from the coding sequence GTGAAAGTTTCAAAATTAGCGGCGAACCTGATTGGTTCTGAAATTGTAAAAATTGGTAATGAAGTAAATGATTTAAAGGCAAAAGGAGCGGAAATAGCCAATCTTACCATTGGTGACCTGAATTCTAATATCTACCCGATACCTACAAAGTTGAAGGAAGAAGTTCAGAAAGCATATCAGAACAATCTGACAAACTATCCGCCGGCAAATGGACTTTTATCTTTAAGAAATGAAGTTTCTAAAGACTTGAAAACGAGATGGAATCTTGACTATAATGCTAATGATATTTTAATCACGGCAGGTTCAAGACCTTTGATTTATGCGGTTTACAAAACGATCGTAGACGAAGGAGATAAAGTGGTTTATCCAACACCATCTTGGAACAATAATCACTATGCTTACCTTACTTCGGCTGACGCTATTGAGGTAAAAACAACTCAGGAAAATAATTTTCTTCCGACTGCGGACGATTTAAGACCACATTTAGAAGGAGCAGTTTTGGTAGCTCTTTGTTCACCATTGAATCCTACAGGAACAATGTTTACAGAAGAACAACTTTCTGAAATCTGTGAATTGATTTTAGCTGAAAACAAAAAAAGAGGCGAAGACGAAAAGCCGTTATATTTAATGTATGACCAAATTTATTCTAACCTTACTTTTGGAGCAAAACATTTCGATCCGGTTTCTCTTTTCCCTGAAATGAGAGAATATACGATCTATATCGACGGTATTTCTAAGTGTTTGGCAGCAACTGGAGTTCGTGTTGGTTGGGGATTCGGTTCGGCTCATATTATTGATAAAATGAAGGCTCTTCTGACTCACGTTGGAGCTTGGGCACCAAAACCGGAGCAGGAAGCTACTGCAAAATATTTCGAAAATCCAGAGGATGTAAATACTTTCGTTGATGATTTCAAAGGAAAGCTTGAAGCGAGTTTAAAGGTTCTTCACCAGGGAATCCAAGATCTAAAAGGTAAAGGATTGGCTGTAGAAAGTATTGAACCAATGGGTGCGCTTTACCTTACAATTAAATTAGATTATATCGGAAAAACAAAACCTGACGGAACTGTTATCGAAAATTCTTCAGACTTAGTATTTTACCTGATTAATGAAGCTGGAGTTGCTTTAGTGCCGTTTTCAGCGTTCGGAGAAGAAAAATCTGAGCCTTGGTTCCGTGCTTCCGTTGGAGGACTGCCTATCGAAGAAATTTCAGGTATGATGCCTAAATTGGAAAATGCTTTAAACAAATTAAAGTAA
- the kdsB gene encoding 3-deoxy-manno-octulosonate cytidylyltransferase — MKIIAVIPARYEASRFPGKLMQILGEKTVITTTYKNVVETGLFDEVFVATDSEIIFNEIENNGGKAVMTGQHETGSDRIAEAVQDIDCDIVINVQGDEPFLKLEPLKQLIEVFREDENQEISLASLKIQLTEKEEIENQNNVKVITDNSGFALYFSRSVIPFHREISYDVKYFKHIGVYAFRKHALLQFSKLEMKPLEISEKIECIRYLEYGMKIKMIETNFVGVGIDTPEDLEKARKIISE; from the coding sequence ATGAAAATCATCGCTGTTATTCCTGCACGTTACGAAGCAAGCCGTTTTCCCGGAAAATTAATGCAGATTTTAGGCGAGAAAACTGTAATTACAACAACGTACAAAAATGTTGTTGAAACAGGTTTGTTCGACGAAGTTTTTGTTGCCACCGATTCTGAAATTATTTTTAATGAAATTGAAAATAACGGCGGAAAAGCTGTCATGACAGGACAACACGAAACAGGAAGCGATAGAATTGCAGAAGCCGTACAAGATATTGATTGTGATATCGTTATCAATGTTCAGGGTGACGAACCGTTTCTTAAATTAGAGCCTTTAAAACAATTAATTGAAGTTTTTAGAGAAGATGAAAATCAGGAAATCTCTTTAGCTTCATTAAAAATACAACTGACTGAAAAAGAAGAGATCGAAAATCAAAATAACGTGAAAGTTATTACAGATAACAGTGGTTTTGCCTTGTATTTCAGCCGTTCCGTGATTCCTTTTCACAGGGAGATTTCTTATGATGTAAAATATTTTAAACATATTGGCGTATATGCTTTCAGAAAACATGCTTTACTTCAGTTTTCAAAATTAGAAATGAAACCGTTGGAAATATCAGAAAAGATAGAATGCATCCGTTATTTAGAATATGGTATGAAAATCAAGATGATAGAAACCAATTTTGTCGGAGTTGGAATTGATACACCGGAAGATCTTGAGAAAGCCAGAAAAATAATATCAGAATAA
- a CDS encoding histidine kinase produces MKKLLLVFVLIYSQTFFAQTAKEIIEKNIELSGGLTNWKLLNSVLLQGKVVLGIKDEYPIKIFQERPNLTKTVLTINNKETAIEGYDGNKGYAMNYATNKVQEYPNYVPESFDNDFIDWENKGFDAKYLGKEKVGEIYCHKVELTKNVNKNYYYFDTKTYMLLKEIKKDETVSYSDYKKVGNLVMPFRIESSSAKKDGDYVMLINKIDINKVFPTNIFKF; encoded by the coding sequence ATGAAGAAATTACTTTTAGTATTCGTCCTGATTTATTCGCAAACTTTTTTTGCACAGACGGCAAAGGAAATCATAGAAAAAAACATCGAATTATCCGGAGGATTAACCAATTGGAAACTGTTAAATTCAGTATTACTTCAGGGAAAAGTAGTCTTAGGAATTAAAGACGAATATCCGATTAAAATTTTTCAGGAGCGTCCGAATCTTACCAAAACCGTTCTTACAATAAACAATAAAGAAACAGCCATTGAAGGCTACGACGGAAACAAAGGGTATGCAATGAACTATGCAACCAACAAAGTTCAGGAATATCCGAATTATGTGCCCGAAAGTTTCGATAACGATTTCATAGACTGGGAAAATAAAGGTTTTGATGCAAAATATTTAGGAAAAGAAAAAGTCGGAGAAATTTACTGTCATAAAGTTGAATTGACGAAAAACGTAAATAAAAATTACTATTATTTCGACACCAAAACATACATGCTTTTGAAAGAAATCAAGAAAGATGAAACAGTAAGCTACTCTGATTATAAGAAAGTTGGAAACCTGGTAATGCCTTTCAGAATAGAATCCTCAAGCGCGAAAAAAGACGGAGATTATGTAATGTTAATCAATAAAATTGACATCAATAAAGTATTTCCTACGAATATTTTTAAGTTTTAA
- a CDS encoding glutathione peroxidase, producing the protein MKKVFLLMLSFVAFLQSCTNQKSELSKTKTNELMGKTIYDFKVNALEEGKEINFADFKGKKILIVNTASECGFTPQYADLEKVYEEYKDKLVIVGFPANNFGGQEPGTNTEIGAFCQKNYGVTFPLAAKVSVKGDDTAPIFKYLTEKDLNGVKNTTILWNFTKFLIDENGKLVDSFISTTKPTDQAITKYLK; encoded by the coding sequence ATGAAAAAGGTTTTCTTATTGATGCTTTCTTTCGTAGCATTTCTACAAAGTTGCACCAACCAAAAAAGTGAATTGTCTAAAACTAAAACCAACGAACTTATGGGAAAAACAATATACGATTTCAAAGTTAACGCTCTGGAAGAAGGTAAAGAGATCAACTTTGCAGATTTCAAAGGAAAGAAAATCCTTATCGTAAATACAGCTTCAGAATGCGGATTTACTCCACAATATGCTGATCTTGAGAAAGTTTATGAAGAATATAAAGATAAATTGGTAATTGTAGGTTTCCCAGCAAACAATTTTGGAGGACAGGAACCAGGAACAAATACTGAGATCGGTGCTTTTTGTCAAAAAAATTATGGAGTAACATTTCCACTAGCTGCAAAAGTTTCAGTGAAAGGTGATGATACTGCACCAATATTTAAATATTTAACTGAAAAAGATTTAAACGGAGTAAAAAATACAACCATCCTTTGGAATTTTACAAAGTTTTTAATTGATGAAAACGGTAAATTGGTTGATAGTTTTATCAGTACTACAAAACCTACTGATCAGGCGATTACAAAATATTTGAAATAA
- a CDS encoding tetratricopeptide repeat protein — protein MKKLLIIFILIFSIKGFSQDSYFLGKTNYCTPEKAESKKNFELGIKALQYPEFYEKATRILVLATDKDPKYCDAFFLAGYLLRLQDKHEDAIAYYYVADSLAQNKAPIFKQNLAIEFMRFGKADEARKKYEEMVKYFPTDPEGYYGIANTSIMLADYDKGLENLKKAEDLYKNTGGMKDDGKYMYGMLYSLKGSYEEALPYLEDVYSTYKKDDNYLALYALSQIKVGKSKNDEKLIKKAKNTYDKIKDKPIVEDISKKLKEEFS, from the coding sequence ATGAAAAAACTATTAATCATTTTTATTTTGATTTTTTCTATTAAAGGGTTTTCACAAGACAGCTATTTTTTAGGAAAAACAAATTATTGTACCCCTGAAAAAGCTGAATCAAAAAAGAATTTTGAGTTAGGTATAAAAGCACTTCAATATCCCGAGTTTTACGAAAAAGCAACTCGTATTCTTGTTTTGGCTACAGATAAAGATCCCAAATATTGTGATGCTTTTTTCTTGGCGGGATATCTTTTAAGATTACAGGACAAGCATGAGGATGCTATTGCATATTATTATGTTGCAGATAGTTTAGCACAAAATAAAGCGCCGATATTTAAACAGAATCTTGCAATTGAATTCATGAGATTTGGAAAAGCTGATGAAGCCAGAAAAAAATATGAAGAAATGGTAAAATATTTCCCAACAGATCCTGAAGGATATTATGGAATTGCCAATACTTCTATAATGTTGGCTGATTACGATAAAGGACTTGAAAATCTAAAGAAAGCTGAAGACCTATATAAAAATACAGGTGGAATGAAGGATGACGGAAAGTATATGTATGGAATGTTGTATAGTCTGAAAGGTAGCTATGAAGAGGCTTTACCTTATCTTGAAGATGTATATTCTACTTATAAAAAAGATGATAACTATTTGGCTCTTTATGCCTTATCTCAGATAAAAGTTGGGAAAAGTAAAAATGATGAAAAGCTTATCAAAAAAGCAAAAAATACTTACGATAAAATAAAAGATAAGCCTATAGTTGAAGATATTTCTAAGAAATTAAAAGAAGAGTTTTCTTAA
- a CDS encoding NAD(P)H-binding protein — MKALVIGATGATGKDLVTQLLNDKDFEEVNVFVRKPIDIQDNKLKVHVVDFEKPNEWKDSVKGDVAFSCLGTTLKSAGSKEAQRKVDFDYQYEFAKAAKENEVDDYVLVSAYGADSKSKIFYSKMKGELEEAVKQLHFNKITIFKPGMLERKDSERTGEVLGSRIIKFANKLGLLESQKPLPTDILAKAMINSAKIKSNGYSSIKLGNIFCFAEKSNE, encoded by the coding sequence ATGAAAGCTTTGGTAATCGGCGCTACAGGTGCTACAGGAAAAGATTTGGTAACTCAGTTACTTAACGATAAAGATTTTGAAGAAGTAAATGTTTTTGTGAGAAAACCTATTGATATTCAGGATAATAAACTGAAAGTTCATGTCGTTGATTTCGAAAAACCTAATGAATGGAAGGATTCTGTAAAAGGTGATGTTGCTTTTTCGTGTCTTGGAACGACTTTGAAAAGTGCAGGAAGCAAAGAGGCTCAAAGAAAAGTCGATTTCGATTATCAATATGAATTTGCAAAAGCAGCGAAAGAAAATGAGGTTGATGATTACGTTTTAGTTTCCGCTTACGGAGCCGATTCTAAGTCTAAAATTTTCTATTCAAAAATGAAAGGAGAGCTCGAAGAAGCTGTAAAACAGTTACATTTCAATAAAATTACAATCTTCAAACCCGGAATGTTGGAAAGAAAAGATTCTGAAAGAACCGGAGAAGTTTTAGGAAGCAGAATTATAAAATTTGCGAATAAATTAGGGCTTTTGGAAAGTCAGAAACCGCTTCCGACAGATATTTTAGCCAAAGCGATGATTAATTCTGCTAAAATAAAAAGTAATGGCTATTCGAGTATTAAGTTGGGAAATATTTTTTGCTTTGCGGAGAAGAGTAATGAGTAG
- a CDS encoding MmcQ/YjbR family DNA-binding protein — protein sequence MDANEILDYCLAKKGVTETFPFDNETLVMKVGTKMFLLMGLERQPLGINVKTDPEWSAELREQYPQITGAFHMNKTHWNSVSVDGLKRDLIFKLIDHSYDLVFKSLTKKAQSEINDFT from the coding sequence ATGGATGCCAACGAAATACTAGATTATTGCCTAGCAAAAAAAGGAGTTACAGAAACTTTTCCTTTTGACAATGAAACACTTGTGATGAAAGTAGGAACAAAAATGTTCTTATTAATGGGGCTCGAAAGACAGCCTTTAGGAATCAATGTAAAAACAGATCCCGAATGGAGTGCAGAGCTTCGCGAGCAGTATCCACAAATCACAGGCGCATTTCATATGAATAAAACGCATTGGAATTCGGTTTCAGTAGATGGATTAAAAAGAGATTTGATTTTTAAATTAATAGACCATTCATATGATTTAGTATTTAAATCTTTAACTAAAAAGGCTCAAAGTGAAATTAATGATTTTACTTAA
- a CDS encoding bifunctional riboflavin kinase/FAD synthetase: MKVFKNFSDYSSQKPLALSLGMFDGVHLGHKSIIDELKKVGSENNLETAVLTFWPHPRFIFNPNEDLKLLNTLEEKKSLMEKYDIHNLFLKEFDEEFRNLTGEEFVRQILVEKLNVKYLIIGYDHSFGKNKSGNFELLQKLSKELDFEVEQMEAINIHENNISSTKVRNALLTGNIKEANEMLGYSYSVSGTVVHGKKLGRTIGYPTANIGTETIKLLPKKGAYIVEVLVKNQQYKGMLSVGTNPTVNGEKLTVEVYILDFEGDIYDENITVKFRDFLHEEIKFEGLEKLVERLDEDKRLTEEFNF; this comes from the coding sequence TTCTTCTCAAAAGCCTCTAGCATTGTCTTTAGGTATGTTTGACGGGGTGCATCTGGGGCATAAAAGTATTATCGACGAATTAAAAAAAGTAGGTTCAGAGAACAATTTGGAGACTGCTGTCCTTACTTTTTGGCCACATCCTCGATTTATTTTTAATCCAAATGAAGATCTTAAGCTTCTGAATACCTTGGAAGAGAAAAAATCTTTGATGGAAAAATATGACATTCATAATTTATTCCTTAAAGAATTTGATGAAGAATTCAGAAATCTTACGGGAGAAGAATTCGTTCGTCAGATTTTAGTTGAAAAATTAAATGTAAAGTATTTAATTATAGGTTACGACCATTCTTTCGGAAAAAATAAAAGCGGAAACTTTGAATTGCTTCAAAAATTATCTAAAGAATTAGATTTTGAGGTTGAACAAATGGAAGCCATCAACATTCATGAGAACAATATCAGTTCTACGAAAGTCCGAAATGCACTTTTGACAGGTAATATTAAGGAAGCCAATGAAATGTTGGGTTACTCCTACTCTGTTTCCGGAACGGTGGTTCATGGAAAAAAATTAGGCCGAACCATCGGCTATCCAACAGCTAATATAGGAACTGAAACTATCAAACTTTTACCTAAAAAAGGAGCTTATATCGTTGAAGTTTTAGTTAAAAATCAGCAATACAAAGGAATGTTAAGCGTTGGTACGAATCCAACTGTGAATGGAGAAAAATTAACTGTAGAAGTTTATATTCTTGATTTTGAAGGAGATATTTATGATGAAAATATCACAGTCAAATTCAGAGATTTTCTTCATGAGGAAATTAAATTCGAAGGTCTTGAAAAATTAGTTGAAAGGTTAGATGAAGATAAAAGATTAACGGAAGAGTTTAACTTTTAA